The following are from one region of the Streptomyces fradiae genome:
- a CDS encoding type II CAAX prenyl endopeptidase Rce1 family protein: protein MHPVGPVRAAAGVAVLFGAGHVQNHLFLGAPLDDTLWQMLSAGLFGFTCAALRYAIGSVWPMGVVHGLDDFFQIHSPGTTPDWWQASVYVFHAAYGLWLLRRYGPEVTSVPREAVRTDPDPDERPEGAGALG, encoded by the coding sequence CTGCATCCGGTCGGTCCGGTCCGTGCGGCTGCCGGCGTCGCCGTCCTGTTCGGCGCGGGGCACGTCCAGAACCACCTGTTCCTCGGCGCCCCGCTCGACGACACGCTGTGGCAGATGCTGTCCGCCGGCCTCTTCGGCTTCACCTGTGCCGCTCTGCGCTACGCGATCGGCTCGGTCTGGCCGATGGGCGTCGTGCACGGCCTCGACGACTTCTTCCAGATCCACTCACCCGGTACGACCCCGGACTGGTGGCAGGCGAGCGTGTACGTCTTCCATGCCGCCTACGGCCTGTGGCTGCTGCGCCGATACGGCCCTGAAGTCACGTCCGTACCGCGCGAAGCCGTCCGTACGGACCCGGACCCTGACGAGCGGCCCGAGGGAGCCGGGGCACTCGGCTGA
- a CDS encoding right-handed parallel beta-helix repeat-containing protein, protein MGTVVLRQTRQTAYAGRTAFTGIVTAAMAVAAVVSVPTSATAQEFVPCGQTALKNAIARANATPGPSLLVLALGCQYTLTTPHNDANGLPVITSQISLIGNGSTIRRSTQTGTPEFRIFEVSGPNGDLRLGGLTVRNGRAPTAFGGGVWVHGGGKLSVDRSKIIHNYADEGGGGIASESSTVTVSNSDLMYNVSLGDGAGYLDYPQSVTIFRNSTVSGNTSLGGQGGGIEVDGRLTVSDSRVLDNSAGADGGGIMIAPDANVTLTDTVIRSNSSAAIGGGINNYGTLQMTGGEIFANRVTQGALDSRQGGGIANRGGSVTLSNTRVTNNAALNAPGGILNSGGQVTLNSTVVTENLPTNCAPSTVPGCTD, encoded by the coding sequence ATGGGGACGGTTGTGCTGAGACAGACAAGACAGACCGCATACGCCGGACGCACTGCCTTCACGGGGATCGTCACGGCGGCCATGGCGGTTGCGGCGGTCGTGAGCGTACCGACGAGCGCCACGGCCCAGGAGTTCGTGCCCTGCGGGCAGACCGCACTGAAGAATGCCATCGCCCGGGCGAACGCGACCCCTGGCCCGAGCCTGCTCGTCCTCGCCCTCGGCTGCCAGTACACGCTGACGACACCGCACAACGACGCCAACGGCCTGCCGGTGATCACCAGCCAGATCTCCCTCATCGGCAACGGGAGCACCATCAGGCGGAGCACCCAGACCGGCACGCCGGAGTTCCGGATCTTCGAGGTCAGCGGGCCCAACGGTGACCTGCGGCTCGGCGGTCTCACCGTACGGAACGGCCGCGCCCCGACGGCCTTCGGGGGCGGCGTCTGGGTGCACGGCGGCGGAAAGCTCTCGGTCGACCGGAGCAAGATCATCCATAACTACGCCGACGAAGGCGGCGGTGGCATCGCATCCGAGAGCAGCACGGTCACCGTCTCGAACAGCGACCTCATGTACAACGTCAGCCTGGGCGACGGCGCCGGATACCTCGACTACCCCCAGAGCGTCACGATCTTCCGCAACAGCACGGTCAGCGGCAACACCTCCCTCGGCGGCCAGGGCGGGGGGATCGAAGTGGACGGGAGGCTGACGGTGAGCGACAGCAGAGTGCTCGACAACTCCGCCGGAGCCGACGGCGGCGGCATCATGATCGCGCCCGACGCGAACGTGACGCTGACCGACACCGTCATCCGCAGCAACTCGTCGGCGGCCATCGGCGGCGGCATCAACAACTACGGCACGCTGCAGATGACCGGGGGCGAGATCTTCGCCAACCGGGTCACCCAAGGGGCCCTCGACAGCAGACAGGGCGGCGGCATCGCGAACCGAGGAGGATCGGTCACGCTCAGCAACACTCGGGTGACGAACAACGCCGCCCTCAATGCCCCTGGCGGCATCCTCAACTCCGGGGGCCAAGTAACGCTGAACTCCACCGTAGTCACGGAAAACCTGCCCACCAACTGCGCTCCGAGCACCGTGCCCGGCTGCACGGACTGA
- a CDS encoding TerD family protein, producing the protein MSGVGEGLGRIEVRLKWDPSPWGERPRHLDIIAATYADSDRYGWPVYVVHYDSRSPDGTITMPRHSTTGQGFGFVEVMVLEFDRLASAYGRVVVGVAIHQDDGPRTFGDIRNAGVLVVEKYTELLKDDFTRVAGAHAATIAEFVRDASGRWRMHALIRGHDSDPAAFIAEMGRAHDQMGDE; encoded by the coding sequence GTGAGCGGTGTCGGCGAGGGCCTCGGGCGGATCGAGGTAAGACTCAAGTGGGATCCCAGCCCGTGGGGAGAGCGGCCACGCCACCTCGACATCATCGCCGCGACCTACGCCGACTCCGACCGGTACGGCTGGCCCGTCTACGTCGTCCACTACGACAGTCGTTCGCCGGACGGCACCATCACCATGCCCCGGCACAGCACGACCGGGCAGGGCTTCGGATTCGTCGAGGTGATGGTCCTGGAGTTCGACCGGCTGGCCTCCGCCTACGGCCGGGTCGTCGTCGGTGTGGCCATCCACCAGGACGACGGTCCGCGCACATTCGGCGACATACGCAATGCCGGCGTGCTGGTCGTCGAGAAGTACACGGAGCTGCTGAAGGACGACTTCACGCGCGTCGCCGGAGCGCATGCCGCGACGATCGCGGAGTTCGTCCGGGACGCCTCCGGGCGGTGGCGGATGCACGCGCTGATCCGTGGCCACGACAGCGACCCGGCGGCCTTCATCGCCGAGATGGGCAGGGCCCACGACCAGATGGGCGATGAGTAG
- a CDS encoding DUF1877 family protein, whose product MSIYLHFRAVAESEIRDDHTWLAAFMAEAWENDDAEYAAGIAHSINKGWDAVNDLYAAADALYTDADEPWNLPIYGGRPVPHSADADPSDPPLMLLEPSGVSRAARFLTTVSFDELWNVVEARFGALGWTKHEHLEHHRALQEFYGQAASAGHAVVKAVWA is encoded by the coding sequence GTGAGCATCTACCTGCACTTTCGTGCCGTGGCTGAGTCCGAGATCCGGGATGACCACACCTGGCTCGCTGCGTTCATGGCTGAGGCTTGGGAAAACGACGACGCCGAGTACGCAGCGGGCATCGCGCACTCGATCAACAAGGGCTGGGACGCTGTCAACGACCTCTATGCCGCCGCCGATGCCCTGTATACAGACGCCGACGAGCCCTGGAATTTGCCGATCTACGGCGGCCGCCCGGTACCCCACAGCGCTGATGCCGATCCCTCTGATCCCCCGCTGATGCTTCTGGAGCCGTCTGGGGTGTCACGGGCCGCGCGTTTCCTTACGACTGTCTCTTTCGACGAACTGTGGAACGTCGTCGAGGCAAGGTTCGGTGCACTCGGCTGGACCAAGCATGAACACCTCGAACATCACAGGGCGCTCCAAGAGTTCTACGGGCAGGCGGCTTCGGCAGGCCACGCGGTGGTCAAAGCGGTGTGGGCTTGA
- a CDS encoding GH32 C-terminal domain-containing protein, with amino-acid sequence MTPVFPGRTQCRRNHEPSPARRRVPLRLVAAAAATCALTVASVTSVAPQAAAEVSSPYTETYRPQFHFSPAKNWMNDPNGLVWFQGEYHLFYQYNPNGNTWGDMSWGHAVSKDLVHWQELPLALPHDEKEMVFSGSAVVDHDNTTGFGTQENPAMVAVYTSHFKDGGKQAQSLAYSTDRGRTWTKYAGNPVLDIGSTEFRDPKVQWYAPTRSWLMTVSLSAEHKVRFYSSRDLKSWTHLSDFGPQNAVGGVWECPDLFPLPVDGDPRRVKWVLVVNINPGGIAGGSAAQYFVGDFDGRRFTPDDDGSYTPPPGVTVQDFEGADYGSWRTTGTAFGDGPVPAPAPGTSGTSGFEGKGLVDSFHGGDAETGTLTSPPFTVDSPYLNFKVAGGRHPHIPGSVIGDSPAPAGEVLADFEQDGYGSWTTTGTAFGNGPAHGTLPGQNPVTGHDGGGLVNSFLDGDGTTGTLTSPEFTLTAKHINFLVGGGHHPSGSEAPTAVRLVVDGRTVRSATGADSEELNWASWDVGDLAGRTAHIEVVDRNTGGWGHILLDQVMLSDTPARPRSTETAVNLLVDGEVVQSETGGNGGSLDWASFDLRAHQGKQAIVQIVDMNRGGWGHVLADHFVAADRPAVPSVRRASWLDHGKDYYAAVSWEDAPDGRRRMIGWMNNWQYGNDIPTSPWRSAQSIPREMALRTVNGRLRLTQQPVSTVESLHAGTSVGVRDVQIPEGSVPLAGGRADGKALDIRATFTLGDAELFGFTVRTGAGQETVIGYDTATQELYVDRTRSGAVDFHDDFPGVQRAPLTARNGKVRLRVLVDWSSVEVFGGDGEAVITDQIFPSPDSDGVRLFAEGGSARLDGAKVWQLRSYRD; translated from the coding sequence ATGACACCCGTTTTCCCGGGCCGCACCCAGTGCAGGAGAAACCATGAGCCGAGCCCCGCCCGCCGCCGTGTCCCGCTCCGCCTCGTCGCCGCCGCGGCCGCGACCTGCGCGCTCACCGTCGCCTCCGTCACCTCCGTCGCCCCGCAGGCGGCGGCGGAGGTGAGCAGCCCGTACACGGAGACGTACCGCCCCCAGTTCCACTTCAGCCCCGCGAAGAACTGGATGAACGACCCCAACGGACTGGTCTGGTTCCAGGGCGAGTACCACCTCTTCTACCAGTACAACCCGAACGGGAACACCTGGGGCGACATGTCCTGGGGCCACGCCGTCAGCAAGGACCTCGTGCACTGGCAGGAGCTCCCCCTCGCCCTCCCGCACGACGAGAAGGAGATGGTCTTCTCCGGCAGCGCCGTCGTCGACCACGACAACACGACGGGGTTCGGGACCCAGGAGAACCCCGCGATGGTGGCCGTGTACACGAGCCACTTCAAGGACGGTGGCAAGCAGGCCCAGTCCCTGGCGTACAGCACCGACCGCGGCCGCACCTGGACCAAGTACGCCGGGAACCCCGTGCTCGACATCGGGTCCACGGAGTTCCGCGACCCCAAGGTCCAGTGGTACGCGCCCACCAGGAGCTGGCTGATGACGGTGTCGCTGTCCGCCGAGCACAAGGTCCGGTTCTACTCCTCCAGGGACCTCAAGAGCTGGACGCATCTGAGCGACTTCGGCCCGCAGAACGCGGTGGGCGGCGTCTGGGAGTGCCCGGACCTGTTCCCGCTGCCCGTCGACGGCGACCCCCGGCGCGTCAAGTGGGTGCTCGTCGTCAACATCAACCCCGGTGGCATCGCCGGTGGTTCGGCCGCCCAGTACTTCGTGGGCGACTTCGACGGCAGGCGCTTCACGCCCGACGACGACGGCTCGTACACGCCTCCGCCCGGAGTGACGGTGCAGGACTTCGAGGGGGCCGACTACGGCAGCTGGCGGACGACCGGCACCGCCTTCGGCGACGGACCGGTCCCCGCGCCCGCGCCCGGGACCTCGGGCACGAGCGGATTCGAGGGCAAGGGGCTCGTCGACAGCTTCCACGGCGGGGACGCCGAGACCGGCACCCTCACCTCACCGCCCTTCACCGTCGACAGCCCGTACCTCAACTTCAAGGTGGCAGGCGGCCGTCACCCGCACATCCCCGGCTCGGTGATCGGCGACTCCCCCGCACCCGCGGGAGAGGTCCTCGCCGACTTCGAACAGGACGGCTACGGCTCCTGGACCACCACGGGCACCGCCTTCGGCAACGGCCCCGCACACGGCACCCTCCCCGGGCAGAACCCGGTCACCGGGCACGACGGCGGCGGCCTGGTGAACAGCTTCCTCGACGGCGACGGGACCACGGGCACCCTCACCTCACCCGAGTTCACCCTCACCGCAAAGCACATCAACTTCCTCGTCGGCGGCGGCCACCACCCCTCCGGATCCGAAGCGCCCACCGCCGTCCGGCTCGTCGTCGACGGCAGGACCGTACGCAGCGCCACGGGCGCCGACTCCGAGGAGCTCAACTGGGCCTCCTGGGACGTCGGCGACCTCGCCGGCCGGACCGCGCACATCGAGGTCGTCGACCGGAACACCGGCGGCTGGGGCCACATCCTGCTCGACCAGGTCATGCTGTCCGACACCCCGGCACGGCCACGCTCGACCGAGACGGCGGTCAATCTCCTCGTCGACGGCGAGGTCGTCCAGAGCGAGACCGGCGGGAACGGCGGCAGCCTGGACTGGGCCTCCTTCGACCTGCGCGCCCACCAGGGCAAGCAGGCCATCGTCCAGATCGTCGACATGAACCGGGGCGGCTGGGGCCACGTCCTGGCCGACCACTTCGTCGCCGCCGACCGGCCGGCGGTCCCGAGCGTCCGCCGGGCCTCCTGGCTCGACCACGGCAAGGACTACTACGCGGCCGTCTCCTGGGAGGACGCCCCGGACGGCAGGCGCCGCATGATCGGCTGGATGAACAACTGGCAGTACGGCAACGACATCCCGACCTCCCCCTGGCGCAGCGCGCAGAGCATCCCCCGCGAGATGGCCCTGCGCACCGTGAACGGCCGGCTCCGGCTCACCCAGCAGCCCGTGTCCACGGTCGAGTCGCTGCACGCCGGCACCTCGGTCGGGGTGCGCGACGTGCAGATCCCGGAAGGCTCCGTACCGCTGGCAGGCGGCCGCGCCGACGGCAAGGCGCTCGACATCCGGGCCACCTTCACCCTCGGCGACGCCGAACTCTTCGGGTTCACCGTGCGCACGGGCGCGGGCCAGGAGACCGTCATCGGCTACGACACCGCGACCCAGGAGCTGTACGTCGACCGGACCCGATCGGGTGCGGTCGACTTCCACGACGACTTCCCCGGCGTCCAGCGCGCACCACTGACCGCCCGGAACGGCAAGGTTCGGCTCCGCGTCCTCGTCGACTGGTCCTCCGTCGAGGTGTTCGGCGGCGACGGCGAGGCCGTGATCACGGACCAGATCTTCCCCAGCCCCGACAGCGACGGCGTCCGCCTCTTCGCCGAAGGCGGCTCCGCCCGCCTGGACGGCGCCAAGGTCTGGCAGCTGCGGTCGTACCGCGACTGA
- a CDS encoding sugar ABC transporter substrate-binding protein, with translation MLRRNRTLRAATGSTVLVAVSALTLTACGAGAQGGSGGGTKVGLITKTDTNPFFVKMKEGAEQAAKANGVELVSAAGKFDGDNAGQVTAIENMVNSGVKGILITPNDSKAIVPALEKARSKGVLVIALDSPTEPQDATDALFATDNVKAGELIGGYAKAAMAGKQAKIATLDLAPGVAVGVQRHQGFLKGFGVAEGDPSVVCMQDTGGDQAKGQTAMENCLQKSPDINVVYTINEPAALGAYTALKAKGLEKKVLVVSVDGGCTGTKAVKEGKIAATSQQYPLQMASQGVKAVADFAKNGKKVSGYTDTGVTLITDAAKPGVDAQGTAYGLEKCWG, from the coding sequence ATGCTTCGCAGAAACCGCACCCTCCGCGCCGCCACCGGATCGACCGTTCTCGTCGCCGTCTCGGCGCTGACCCTGACGGCCTGTGGCGCCGGTGCGCAGGGCGGATCCGGCGGTGGGACCAAGGTCGGGCTGATCACCAAGACCGACACGAACCCGTTCTTCGTGAAGATGAAGGAGGGCGCCGAGCAGGCCGCGAAGGCCAACGGCGTCGAACTCGTCAGCGCGGCCGGGAAGTTCGACGGCGACAACGCGGGCCAGGTCACCGCGATCGAGAACATGGTCAACTCGGGTGTGAAGGGCATCCTCATCACGCCCAACGACTCCAAGGCGATCGTCCCCGCCCTGGAGAAGGCGCGCTCCAAGGGCGTTCTGGTCATCGCGCTCGACAGCCCGACCGAGCCGCAGGACGCCACCGACGCCCTCTTCGCGACCGACAACGTCAAGGCGGGAGAGCTCATCGGCGGGTACGCCAAGGCGGCGATGGCCGGCAAACAGGCGAAGATCGCCACGCTGGACCTCGCGCCGGGCGTGGCGGTGGGCGTGCAGCGCCACCAGGGCTTCCTCAAGGGCTTCGGCGTCGCGGAGGGCGACCCGTCGGTCGTGTGCATGCAGGACACCGGCGGCGACCAGGCCAAGGGCCAGACGGCGATGGAGAACTGCCTCCAGAAGTCCCCGGACATCAACGTCGTGTACACGATCAACGAGCCGGCCGCGCTGGGCGCCTACACCGCGCTCAAGGCGAAGGGCCTGGAGAAGAAGGTGCTCGTCGTCTCCGTCGACGGCGGCTGCACCGGCACGAAGGCCGTCAAGGAAGGCAAGATCGCGGCGACCTCGCAGCAGTACCCCCTCCAGATGGCCTCCCAGGGCGTCAAGGCGGTCGCCGACTTCGCCAAGAACGGCAAGAAGGTCTCCGGCTACACCGACACCGGCGTCACGCTCATCACCGATGCGGCCAAGCCGGGCGTCGACGCCCAGGGCACCGCGTACGGCCTGGAGAAGTGCTGGGGCTGA
- a CDS encoding ABC transporter permease, with translation MTATTLPYDQLKGPTTVRRLLATPTTGPLVALLLACVFFSLTTEQFLSGGNFSLIVQQVMVVGTLAIGQTLIILTAGIDLSCGAVMAFGSIVIAKAAAQGGLPPLAAIALGLAVSAAFGLVNGLLVRLIPLPPFIVTLGMLNVAFALTHIYSAEQTVTDLPAPLTALGETFPLGNTDITYGSLVTIALFLLFAYALSGTSWGRHVYALGNSPEAARLNGIRTSRLTIGLYTLAGAVYGIAALLLISRTGVGDPQAGQTDNLDSITAVVLGGTSLFGGRGSVLGTFIGVLIVGVFRNGLQLMGVASIYQTLITGVLVILAVTVDQISRRKAR, from the coding sequence ATGACTGCCACCACCCTGCCCTACGACCAGCTGAAAGGACCGACCACGGTCCGCCGGCTGCTCGCCACACCGACCACGGGCCCACTCGTCGCCCTGCTGCTCGCCTGCGTCTTCTTCTCCCTGACGACCGAGCAGTTCCTCTCCGGCGGCAACTTCTCGCTGATCGTCCAGCAGGTGATGGTCGTGGGCACGCTGGCCATCGGTCAGACCCTGATCATCCTCACCGCCGGCATCGACCTCTCCTGCGGCGCGGTCATGGCGTTCGGCAGCATCGTCATCGCCAAGGCGGCCGCCCAGGGCGGCCTGCCGCCACTCGCCGCGATCGCGCTCGGCCTGGCCGTCAGCGCGGCCTTCGGGCTGGTCAACGGCCTGCTTGTGCGGCTGATCCCGCTCCCGCCGTTCATCGTCACCCTCGGCATGCTGAACGTGGCGTTCGCCCTGACCCACATCTACTCGGCCGAACAGACGGTCACCGACCTCCCGGCACCGCTGACCGCCCTCGGCGAGACCTTCCCGCTCGGCAACACCGACATCACCTACGGCTCGCTGGTGACGATCGCCCTGTTCCTGCTCTTCGCGTACGCGCTGAGCGGCACGTCCTGGGGCCGGCACGTGTACGCGCTCGGCAACAGCCCCGAGGCCGCCCGCCTCAACGGCATCCGCACCTCCCGGCTGACGATCGGCCTCTACACCCTGGCCGGAGCCGTCTACGGAATCGCCGCGCTGCTCCTGATCTCCCGCACCGGCGTCGGCGATCCCCAGGCCGGCCAGACCGACAACCTGGACAGCATCACCGCCGTCGTCCTCGGCGGCACCAGCCTCTTCGGCGGGCGCGGCTCCGTCCTCGGCACCTTCATCGGCGTCCTCATTGTGGGTGTGTTCCGCAACGGCCTTCAGCTGATGGGCGTCGCCTCCATCTACCAGACCCTGATCACCGGCGTGCTCGTGATCCTCGCCGTGACCGTCGACCAGATCTCCCGGAGGAAGGCACGATGA
- a CDS encoding ATP-binding cassette domain-containing protein yields the protein MTTSDVTPVLQARGLVKRYGHVTAIDGADFDLLPGEVLAVIGDNGAGKTSLIKALTGALTPDEGEIRLNGEPIRFTGPQSARQHGIETVYQDLAVAASMDIASNMFLGRELRRPGFLGSALRMLDKKRMRQEAAAHMADLKIGLRSLTQPVETLSGGQRQAVAVARSVAWASSVVVMDEPTAALGVKESGQVLDLIRRVRDKGMPVVLISHNMPHVFEIADRIHIHRLGRREALIKPSDHSMAEVVAIMTGALRVRDDGGTVVADADAAQAAGVSAH from the coding sequence ATGACCACGTCCGATGTCACGCCCGTGCTCCAGGCCCGCGGCCTGGTCAAGCGGTACGGCCATGTCACCGCCATCGACGGCGCCGACTTCGACCTGCTGCCCGGCGAGGTCCTCGCGGTCATCGGCGACAACGGCGCCGGCAAGACCAGCCTGATCAAGGCCCTCACCGGCGCGCTCACCCCCGACGAGGGCGAGATCCGGCTGAACGGCGAGCCCATCAGGTTCACCGGGCCGCAGAGCGCCCGGCAGCACGGCATCGAGACCGTCTACCAGGACCTCGCCGTCGCCGCCTCCATGGACATCGCCTCCAACATGTTCCTCGGGCGCGAGCTGCGCCGGCCGGGCTTCCTCGGCAGCGCGCTGCGCATGCTCGACAAGAAGCGGATGCGCCAGGAGGCGGCGGCCCACATGGCCGACCTCAAGATCGGGCTGCGGTCGCTGACCCAGCCCGTGGAGACGCTCTCCGGCGGGCAGCGCCAGGCCGTGGCGGTCGCGCGGTCCGTCGCCTGGGCATCGAGCGTCGTCGTGATGGACGAGCCCACCGCAGCCCTCGGCGTCAAGGAGTCCGGGCAGGTCCTCGACCTGATCCGCCGGGTCCGCGACAAGGGCATGCCCGTGGTCCTGATCAGCCACAACATGCCGCATGTCTTCGAGATCGCCGACCGCATCCACATCCACCGGCTCGGCCGCCGCGAGGCGCTGATCAAGCCGTCCGACCATTCCATGGCGGAGGTCGTCGCCATCATGACGGGGGCGCTCAGGGTGCGCGACGATGGAGGTACCGTCGTCGCGGACGCGGATGCCGCCCAGGCGGCGGGCGTGTCCGCCCACTGA
- a CDS encoding RNA polymerase sigma factor, translating into MRADDATLQHAVERAQDGDDEAFAYVYRIVQPGLLGYLRGLVGESAEDVASDAWLEIARDLARFRGDGAGFRGWTATIARHRALDHLRRLRSRPRTAPFEQEILDLPSPRETAGEALEAISTAKALALVAGLPRDQAEAVLLRVVVGLDGPAAARVLGKRVGAVRSAAHRGLKRLAKEMLG; encoded by the coding sequence TTGAGGGCGGACGACGCCACTCTGCAGCATGCGGTGGAGCGTGCGCAGGACGGTGACGACGAGGCGTTCGCCTATGTGTACAGGATCGTGCAGCCTGGGCTTCTGGGATATCTGCGAGGGCTCGTCGGCGAGTCAGCCGAGGACGTGGCCTCCGACGCGTGGCTGGAGATAGCCCGAGACCTGGCTCGGTTCCGCGGAGACGGTGCGGGGTTTCGCGGCTGGACCGCGACCATCGCACGCCACCGCGCGCTGGACCATCTCCGGCGTTTGCGTTCCCGACCGCGTACGGCCCCGTTCGAACAGGAAATCCTCGACCTGCCCTCGCCTCGGGAGACGGCGGGCGAGGCTCTGGAGGCGATATCCACCGCCAAGGCCTTGGCCCTGGTCGCCGGGCTCCCCCGGGACCAGGCTGAGGCGGTGCTGCTGCGGGTGGTCGTCGGGCTGGACGGGCCTGCGGCCGCGCGGGTGCTGGGCAAGAGGGTCGGAGCGGTACGCTCCGCCGCGCACCGCGGACTGAAGCGGCTCGCGAAGGAAATGCTGGGATGA
- a CDS encoding carbohydrate kinase translates to MRLPLVTVLGECVADAFTAPAPAPGELALRVLPGGGPANTAVALARLGTPARFLGRLSDDVFGRLFRAHLEASGVDLSAAVRAPEPSTLAVAELDGRGQASYSFHAQGTADWQWTADELAATDLASTACLHSGSLALVREPGGTVVEEFLGRAAATATVSVDPNVRPLLVDMEVYRERLPRWCALADILRLSEEDLELLLPDHTIERACDTWHAAGVPLVVITRGERGAVASLNGERVVVPAPPTDVVDTVGAGDSFTAGLLHHLGAKGLLGGRLTDLRVDDVFDACAFASQVAALTCGVAGPNPPWAGQLRLPASAEGRAAV, encoded by the coding sequence ATGCGCCTGCCTCTGGTCACCGTCCTCGGCGAATGCGTCGCGGACGCCTTCACCGCTCCCGCGCCCGCGCCGGGCGAGCTCGCCCTGCGGGTCCTGCCGGGCGGCGGCCCGGCCAACACGGCGGTGGCGCTCGCCCGCCTGGGCACGCCCGCCCGCTTCCTGGGGCGCCTGTCCGACGACGTCTTCGGCCGCCTGTTCCGCGCCCACCTGGAGGCCTCGGGCGTCGACCTCTCGGCCGCCGTCCGCGCACCCGAGCCCAGCACGCTGGCCGTCGCCGAGCTCGACGGACGGGGCCAGGCCTCGTACTCCTTCCACGCCCAGGGCACCGCGGACTGGCAGTGGACGGCGGACGAACTCGCCGCGACGGACCTCGCCTCCACGGCCTGCCTGCACTCCGGCTCCCTGGCCCTGGTGCGCGAGCCCGGCGGAACGGTCGTGGAGGAGTTCCTCGGCCGCGCCGCCGCCACGGCCACCGTCTCCGTCGACCCCAACGTCCGGCCGCTGCTCGTCGACATGGAGGTCTACCGCGAACGTCTGCCGCGCTGGTGCGCGCTCGCGGACATCCTCCGGCTCAGCGAGGAGGACCTGGAACTGCTCCTGCCCGACCACACGATCGAGCGAGCCTGCGACACCTGGCACGCGGCGGGCGTCCCGCTGGTCGTGATCACCCGCGGGGAGCGCGGCGCGGTCGCCTCGCTGAACGGCGAGCGGGTCGTCGTACCGGCGCCGCCGACCGACGTCGTCGACACCGTCGGCGCGGGCGACTCCTTCACCGCGGGGCTCCTGCACCACCTCGGAGCCAAGGGGCTGCTCGGCGGTCGCCTGACGGACCTGCGGGTCGACGACGTCTTCGACGCCTGCGCCTTCGCCTCCCAGGTGGCGGCGCTGACCTGCGGTGTCGCCGGGCCGAACCCGCCGTGGGCCGGGCAGTTGAGGCTGCCGGCGTCCGCGGAGGGACGTGCTGCCGTCTGA